GGCCTCGGCGACGATTTTGTGCGGCCCCGCTAATTTCCAGCCGTCGAAACCGATCGTGGCGATGACGAACGGAGCCTGCGGCGCCGCAAACTCTTTGCGCAGTGCTTTGATGAGGTGCATCAAATTCTGTTCGTACCGGCTCGCGTACGGTTCGCCGCCATCCTTGTGCCCCTGCCACCAGACGAAACCGGCGATCTCGTAGCCGCGCCCCTTCCAGTGCGGGAACTCCTTGTCGAAGTTGTTCAGCACCCGGTGAACTTCGCCGAAGCAATCGTCGTACTGCTTGCCTGCGTACCAGTTGATGGGCTGAGGCTTCGATCCTGTTTCCCACTTCGCAGGTGAGTCCTTGTACCCCGCGTAGACATAGCCGTCCTGCTCAAACTGCTTGCTGCCGGGCGGCAGATAGTCCCAGCCCAATGAGCGGTTACCCTGCGATGCCTTGAGGAGAAGTACCGGCTCATCGTGATGGTCGCCCACCATGTGCCCGAAGCCAAGTTCAGGGCCGATATTGTTGTCACCGGCCCCACATCCAATGCTGAGCCACTTGTTCGCCGTCGCCGTGACCACGCCCTTGTACCAGACGTCGTCGCGCTGAACCCAGTTACCCTTCTTGTCGACAAGGTAAGGAAACTTGCCATCTTGCTTCACGACAGTTGCAAGTGTTCCCGAAATATCCGTCCGCGCCAGCCAGCCGAGTCCGTTCGCGTGTTCAGTCAGGTACGTAATCTTGAAGTGGACTTTCTTACCAGCCGTCAGCTTGAGATGCGTATAGACGGCATCCTTGCCAGGTTCATGGCGGTGAACTTCCTTGCCCTCCACTTCCATAATGTTGTGGGTGGACTCCACGTAGCCGGGGCGAAACTCGTAGACGCCGGTTGTCGTGATCTGAATGTCCCCACGCACGATCTGCGTTCCACCACCTGGATACGGCGTAGGATTGGTGCCGCCGAAGCTCTCCAGCTTGAGCGTCTTGACTGGTTCGAGCTTGTCGTAGTCGGTCTTCGGATCGTACTTACCGGAATACACCGACAGGATTGGGTCGATGAACTCCGCTCCCCAGCGACTGCCGCCACCCGTCACCTGGCCGATGCCAACCATGTTGGACTGCCCAGAGAGGATGTAGACCTTGACCGGCTTGTCAGTGGCAAAGACGGACGCTGTCGCCCAGGCCGAGGCCCAGAGGACCGTTTGCGTGACGATGAGACAGCAACGCTGGATGTTCATGGTTGTGACTTTGGGATTAGTGTCGATCGGAGGTCAATGAGAAATTCGATAAGCGATTTTAACATGACCGTGGTCAGAACTTGGTGAGTTGGCATTTCATCCAGCATTAAGCCGCCACAGCGTGAAGTTCAGCATGGCCGCGAACCCGAGCGGCTATTCTCGCGGCAAATCCGGTTCAAACTTCAGAAGCTCCGGATGCGAACAGAACGGCGATGCGGGTAGTCCGTCGCGATTGTAGAGGCGGCAGTGCTGCGGATTGATTGCGTAGGCGTAGCGCACGGCTGCCGGACGTGGCACACGCTCGTTGCGGACGATGACTGTCGTGCCGCGAATCGTCGCGTCGGCTGGATGCCAGGTTCCTGCCTGGTCCGCCAACTCGAAGTGCGTTAGCGAGATCGCCCGATCTTCTTTGGGTTCCGCGAGACCGTCCTTGCTCGCCGTCATTAGGCCGCTCTCTGCGTACATAAAGAACACAACGGCCCGGCCGTCCGCGATTTCCACACGGTCAAACAGCGGTCCGCTGGAAGGGACTTTTCGTCCGTATTCATCGACCAGAGCCAACCGCGCGAGTCGCTCCCCTACATCGAACTTGTTCGGCGGGTGAATGTCCCCGTGAAATAGATCAATGGACACCGCCATTCCCGTGTGCGGCAGACCCATGCTCAGACGCTGCTGTTCGCGCAGATACGGCCAACCGGCCCGAGCGCCGCTGCCGGGAAGCTGGACGAAGTAGACGGGAAGAGCGTCGTTCCCCAATTCGGTTCGCCAGCCGGTGATCAGCGCCCGCATCTTGTGTCGGTAGTCGCGTGGATCTTCGCCATCGCCACAGTTCGATTCCCCCTGATACCAGATTGCGCCGCGCACCGCGAACCGATTGATCGGCGCCAGACGCGAATGAAACAGTCGTCCCGGCAGCCAATTCGCATCGCGGGCTCGAACGCCGCCCGGCAGTTTCCAGATGCCGAGCAGATCTTCTTGATCCCCCAATTCCAACTCTCGCAGCAGTGTGGGGTGGGACTTGAACGCGGCGCGGGGGATGAACGGTTCGATCGGAGTTCCTCCGCGCGACGTATCGACGATTCCGATCGGAACGGCCAGTTCCAACTGCAATTTTCTCGCGAAGTAGAACGCGGCCGCTGAGAACCCGCCGACCGTATTCGGCGAGCAAACAGACCAACCGGCTTTGACCGGAATATCTTTGGTTGGCACCACTGATTGCGGCTCGTCGATTCGCCGGAAGCGAATGGTGGGAAGTTTTGCGGCTGCGATGTCCGCTTCAGCCTGTGAGAAGTGCTTGGCCACTGCCTGGACGTTCATAGCCATATTGGATTGGCCGCTCGCGTGCCAAACATCCCCGACAACGACGTCGGCGACGACTACGGTCTCGCCATCACAAGCCGCAACAAGTTTCCGGGCCTCGTCACTCGCTGCCAACGGCTTGAGGATCGCCTGCCACGTGCCATCGTCGTTCACTTTCGCTGTGATAATTTGGTCAGCGAACTGAACCGTGACGACTCGGCCTTTGT
Above is a window of Anatilimnocola aggregata DNA encoding:
- a CDS encoding sialate O-acetylesterase yields the protein MHTISKTVRHRAIRVCLATMTILVWISGYPVAHAELKLAGIFSDHMVLQRERPVPVWGWADKGRVVTVQFADQIITAKVNDDGTWQAILKPLAASDEARKLVAACDGETVVVADVVVGDVWHASGQSNMAMNVQAVAKHFSQAEADIAAAKLPTIRFRRIDEPQSVVPTKDIPVKAGWSVCSPNTVGGFSAAAFYFARKLQLELAVPIGIVDTSRGGTPIEPFIPRAAFKSHPTLLRELELGDQEDLLGIWKLPGGVRARDANWLPGRLFHSRLAPINRFAVRGAIWYQGESNCGDGEDPRDYRHKMRALITGWRTELGNDALPVYFVQLPGSGARAGWPYLREQQRLSMGLPHTGMAVSIDLFHGDIHPPNKFDVGERLARLALVDEYGRKVPSSGPLFDRVEIADGRAVVFFMYAESGLMTASKDGLAEPKEDRAISLTHFELADQAGTWHPADATIRGTTVIVRNERVPRPAAVRYAYAINPQHCRLYNRDGLPASPFCSHPELLKFEPDLPRE
- a CDS encoding sialate O-acetylesterase codes for the protein MNIQRCCLIVTQTVLWASAWATASVFATDKPVKVYILSGQSNMVGIGQVTGGGSRWGAEFIDPILSVYSGKYDPKTDYDKLEPVKTLKLESFGGTNPTPYPGGGTQIVRGDIQITTTGVYEFRPGYVESTHNIMEVEGKEVHRHEPGKDAVYTHLKLTAGKKVHFKITYLTEHANGLGWLARTDISGTLATVVKQDGKFPYLVDKKGNWVQRDDVWYKGVVTATANKWLSIGCGAGDNNIGPELGFGHMVGDHHDEPVLLLKASQGNRSLGWDYLPPGSKQFEQDGYVYAGYKDSPAKWETGSKPQPINWYAGKQYDDCFGEVHRVLNNFDKEFPHWKGRGYEIAGFVWWQGHKDGGEPYASRYEQNLMHLIKALRKEFAAPQAPFVIATIGFDGWKLAGPHKIVAEAQLAVSGDKGKYPEFKGNVLTVESRDFWREADISPKNQGYHYNQNAETYMLVGEALGKGMVELLKQEKK